In Pogoniulus pusillus isolate bPogPus1 chromosome 20, bPogPus1.pri, whole genome shotgun sequence, the following are encoded in one genomic region:
- the CENPT gene encoding LOW QUALITY PROTEIN: centromere protein T (The sequence of the model RefSeq protein was modified relative to this genomic sequence to represent the inferred CDS: deleted 1 base in 1 codon), translated as MGPPDTSPRAVESPQRPWRLRLPAPAAWSSRSFTRISSRSWASDRRRRRMLPFISFIFTSSRAMMSRCSFSFLSNSSDVVPDDSEYEWSGGPPSNGPSSRAAADSLPGPGPAGAPAPSSTCTVRSMGFTSSAAPPAGASPLPAAPGPCDAGGGGGCGGGSSGGGRAGAAGGPLRLAFVNAAEREDGGDPHQVGFAAALEVLAADAVARGGLEGTKAATDARPGDVLQPEPPQLLVLGEGVEVQRLVAVRVVVAARYAAGEARHGGAGEGARTHTLRLPRRRGERAQGTPAELQLPQGQPRPLTARRRRPSPQPHRNYAAHNAPRRRRRAGTTRPTLRRAPERGPPELPAPHCAAPPSGARRNCPPHTAPCPRAGPAGTARPTLRPAPERGPPELPAPHCALPPSGARRNCPPHTAPCPRAGPADPSLSRRADVSREAPCARGARPFRCRFAAGAMAENRPSVHRGARRSRRLSQRTGAGAVSDLRKKNSGRRALVEPRLTVLPNPDRDTPRIMLKRIIQTQPQVSPLALQISKHEGTEAAAQAEVPLKRVSSMGGMQLPDLLPEDTPVTMFHMAKKRKKFSISEFERAADKRLPHNHAQPTLDSTALARSLRVSMGSLLPADVAEQQGLRRRPKQRRAIDLEAFEVGVEQNMLNRKAQSHLVDSHLGMHTATLTSDAEILLSNTRLFAQPHLDEQSQNKHSPLQLSLLDAKTSPWRSKNAGAAQEEAGLVSLASRESRSERCLERHCEDLSLGDEHGARMTPKAPSEQREHQRGPSQQSHPGEQLSAEELVAGSVNRWSSSVRLGSPLSLKRKSSPSVPLREVVSHIIEDLAVSDAEEDLAGAVTPVQQEGVCREAPEPENATGDGAGNLGRPSLAPSSEKLRMKPLKKAVEEADKLEDQAITVELDDLEDESAVEEAEDPETEEVSMQTPSFVRAAAYKPKPQLSAPQPARPAPRLSAPWPAKSSASRSPLQLLQAQLAAKSSGVARRRPREAGIISSWVKKVFSHYAKMPVTRDAFRIVEKCSERYFKQLSNDLEAYANHAGRRTVEMADLEVLLRRQGLVTDKVPVQVLIEHHLPLEYRKLLIPMAVSGNKVIPCQ; from the exons ATGGGCCCG CCGGACACCTCACCGAGGGCGGTGGAGAGCCCTCAGAGACCGTGGCGCTTGCGGTTACCGGCGCCGGCGGCGTGGAGCAGCCGGTCCTTCACTCGTATCTCCTCCCGGAGCTGGGCCTCGGACAGGCGCAGGCGGCGGATGCTGCCCTTCATCTCCTTCATCTTCACCTCCAGCAGGGCGATGATGTCGCGCTGCTCGTTCAGCTTCCTCAGCAACTCCTCCGACGTGGTGCCCGACGACAGCGAGTACGAGTGGTCCGGCGGGCCACCCTCCAACGGGCCATCCTCCCGTGCCGCTGCCGATAGCCTGCCGGGGCCGGGCCCAGCGGGAGCCCCGGCACCGAGCTCCACCTGCACCGTCAGGTCGATGGGCTTCACATCCTCGGCCGCGCCCCCTGCCGGGGCCTCGCCGCTACCGGCGGCACCGGGGCCCTGCGatgccggcggcggcggcggctgcggcggcggcagcagcggcggcggccgggCGGGGGCGGCGGGCGGCCCGCTGCGCCTTGCGTTCGTTAACGCCGCGGAGCGGGAAGATGGTGGGGACCCGCACCAGGTAGGATTTGCGGCCGCCCTGGAAGTGCTCGCTGCAGACGCGGTGGCCCGTGGTGGGCTGGAAGGTACTAAAGCAGCCACTGACGCCCGCCCGGGAGACGTTCTTCAGCCAGAGCCGCCGCAGCTCCTCGTCCTTGGGGAAGGTGTAGAAGTGCAGCGCCTTGTCGCGGTGCGAGTTGTTGTAGCAGCCCGGTACGCAGCAGGTGAAGCCCGGCATGGCGGGGCCGGGGAGGGGGCGCGGACACACACCCTACGGCTGCCCCGACGGCGGGGAGAGCGGGCGCAGGGGACCCCCGCCGAACTACAGCTCCCACAAGGCCAACCGCGGCCTCTcaccgcccgccgccgccgcccgtcGCCGCAGCCGCACCGGAACTACGCGGCCCACAATGCACCGCGTCGGCGGCGCCGCGCCGGAACTACCCGCCCCACACTGCGCCGCGCCCCCGAGCGGGGCCCGCCGGAACTGCCCGCCCCACACTGCGCCGCGCCCCCGAGCGGGGCCCGCCGGAACTGCCCGCCCCACACTGCGCCCTGCCCCCGAGCGGGGCCCGCCGGAACTGCCCGCCCCACACTGCGCCCTGCCCCCGAGCGGGGCCCGCCGGAACTGCCCGCCCCACACTGCGCCCTGCCCCCGAGCGGGGCCCGCCGGAACTGCCCGCCCCACACTGCGCCCTGCCCCCGAGCGGGGCCCGCCGACCCCTCCCTCTCCCGCCGCGCCGACGTCTCGCGAGAGGCGCCCTGCGCGAGAGGCGCGCGGCCGTTTCGCTGCCGTTTCGCTGCCGGCGCCATGGCCGAGAACCGGCCCTCGGTCCACCGCGGAGCTAGGCGCAGCCGGCGCCTCTCGCAGCGGACAGGAGCTGGG GCTGTATCTGACTTGAGAAAGAAGAATTCTGGCAGAAGGGCCTTAGTGGAGCCCAGACTGACTGTGCTCCCTAACCCTGACCGTGACACTCCACGGATTATGCTTAAGAGAATCATCCAGACCC AACCGCAAGTTTCACCTCTTGCACTTCAGATATCTAAGCATGAaggaacagaagcagcagctcaagcAGAAGTCCCTTTGAAGAGGGTTTCCAGCAT GGGGGGAATGCAGCTGCCAGACCTGCTTCCTGAGGACACACCTGTCACCATGTTCCATATGGctaagaagagaaagaaattcaGCATTTCTGAATTTGAGAGAGCAGCGGACAAACGACTTCCCCACAACCATG CTCAGCCAACGTTGGACAGCACTGCTTTGGCTCG ATCTCTTCGTGTGTCCAtgggctccctgctccctgcagatgtggctgagcagcagggccTGCGGAGGAGGCCAAAGCAGCGCAGAGCCATCGACCTGGAAGCCTTTGAAGTGGGGGTGGAACAGAACATGCTGAACAGaaaag cacagagccacctTGTGGACTCACATCTGGGGATGCACACAGCCACGCTGACAAGCGATGCAGAAATCCTGCTGAGCAACACCAGGCTCTTTGCTCAGCCCCATCTGGATGAGCAGAGCCAGAATAAGCATTCCCCTCTCCAACTGTCGTTGCTGGATGCCAAAACTTCACCATGGAGAAGCAAGAATGCTGGTGCAGCTCAGGAGGAAGCA GGGTTGGTGAGCCTGGCATCCAGGGAAAGCAGGAGTGAAAGGTGCCTGGAAAGGCACTGTGAGGACCTAAGCCTGGGTGATGAGCATGGTGCCAGAATGACTCCAAAAGCACCTTCGGAGCAGCGAGAGCATCAGcgaggtccctcccagcagagccacccAGGGGAACAGCTTTCTGCGGAGGAGCTGGTGGCTGGCT CTGTTAACAGGTGGAGCTCCAGCGTGCGCTTGGGCTCGCCCCTCAGCCTGAAGCGCAAGAGCTCTCCCAGCGTGCCCTTGAGAGAAGTTGTGTCCCATATAATTGAAGACTTAGCTGTAAGTGATGCAGAAGAAGACCTGGCTGGTGCTGTCACCCCCGTGCAGCAGGAGGGGGTGTGTAGAGAGG CTCCAGAACCTGAGAATGCCACgggtgatggagctggaaaTCTGGGCAGGCCTTCTCTGGCTCCTTCCTCTGAAAAACTTAGGATGAAGCCCTTAAAGAAAGCTGTTGAAGAGGCAGATAAACTAGAGGACCAGGCTATCACCGTAGAATTGGACGATCTGGAAGATGAGTCTGCTGTGGAGGAAGCTGAAGACCCTGAGACTGAAG AAGTCTCCATGCAGACGCCTTCCTTTGTCCGTGCTGCAGCCTACAAGCCAAAGCCACAGCTGtcagctccacagcctgccaGACCTGCTCCCAGGCTGTCAGCTCCATGGCCTGCAAAATCCTCTGCTTCCAG GTCTCCCCTGCAGTtgctgcaggctcagctggctgcaaAGAGCTCGGGAGTGGCACGCAGGAGACCTCGTGAGGCTGGAATCATAAGCAGTTGGGTGAAGAAGGTGTTTAGCCACTATGCCAAGATGCCAGTGACCAGAGATGCCTTCAGAATTGTGGAGAAATG CTCTGAGAGATACTTCAAGCAACTAAGCAATGACCTGGAAGCTTATGCCAACCATGCAGGGAGGAGGACAGTGGAGATGGCTGACCTGGAAGTCCTCCTGAGGAG ACAGGGGCTGGTGACAGACAAGGTGCCGGTGCAGGTGCTGATAGAGCATCACCTCCCGCTGGAGTACAGGAAGCTCCTGATCCCTATGGCTGTGAGTGGAAACAAAGTGATCCCTTGCCAGTGA
- the THAP11 gene encoding LOW QUALITY PROTEIN: THAP domain-containing protein 11 (The sequence of the model RefSeq protein was modified relative to this genomic sequence to represent the inferred CDS: deleted 1 base in 1 codon): MPGFTCCVPGCYNNSHRDKALHFYTFPKDEELRRLWLKNVSRAGVSGCFSTFQPTTGHRVCSEHFQGGRKSYLVRVPTIFPLRGVNERKAQRAARRPRPAAAAAAAAAAAAAAASQGPGAAGSGEAPAGGAAEDVKPIDLTVQVELGAGAPAGPGPGRLSAAAREDGPLEGGPPDHSYSLSSGTTSEELLRKLNEQRDIIALLEVKMKEMKGSIRRLRLSEAQLREEIRVKDRLLHAAGAGNRKRHGL, from the exons ATGCCGGGCTTCACCTGCTGCGTACCGGGCTGCTACAACAACTCGCACCGCGACAAGGCGCTGCACTTCTACACCTTCCCCAAGGACGAGGAGCTGCGGCGGCTCTGGCTGAAGAACGTCTCCCGGGCGGGCGTCAGTGGCTGCTTTAGTACCTTCCAGCCCACCACGGGCCACCGCGTCTGCAGCGAGCACTTCCAGGGCGGCCGCAAATCCTACCTGGTGCGGGTCCCCACCATCTTCCCGCTCCGCGGCGTTAACGAACGCAAGGCGCAGCGGGCCGCCCGCCGCCCCCGcccggccgccgccgctgctgccgccgccgcagccgccgccgccgcc gcatCGCAGGGCCCCGGTGCCGCCGGTAGCGGCGAGGCCCCGGCAGGGGGCGCGGCCGAGGATGTGAAGCCCATCGACCTGACGGTGCAGGTGGAGCTCGGTGCCGGGGCTCCCGCTGGGCCCGGCCCCGGCAGGCTATCGGCAGCGGCACGGGAGGATGGCCCGTTGGAGGGTGGCCCGCCGGACCACTCGTACTCGCTGTCGTCGGGCACCACGTCGGAGGAGTTGCTGAGGAAGCTGAACGAGCAGCGCGACATCATCGCCCTGCTGGAGGTGAAGATGAAGGAGATGAAGGGCAGCATCCGCCGCCTGCGCCTGTCCGAGGCCCAGCTCCGGGAGGAGATACGAGTGAAGGACCGGCTGCTCCACGCCGCCGGCGCCGGTAACCGCAAGCGCCACGGTCTCTGA